In a single window of the Raphanus sativus cultivar WK10039 chromosome 9, ASM80110v3, whole genome shotgun sequence genome:
- the LOC108827991 gene encoding S-adenosylmethionine synthase has translation METFLFTSESVNEGHPDKLCDQISDAVLDACLEQDPDSKVACETCTKTNMVMVFGEITTKATVDYEKIVRDTCRSIGFISDDVGLDADKCKVLVNIEQQSPDIAQGVHGHFTKRPEDIGAGDQGHMFGYATDETPELMPLSHVLATKIGAKLTEVRKNGTCRWLRPDGKTQVTVEYYNDNGAMVPVRVHTVLISTQHDETVTNDEIARDLKEHVIKPIIPEKYLDDKTIFHLNPSGRFVIGGPHGDAGLTGRKIIIDTYGGWGAHGGGAFSGKDPTKVDRSGAYIVRQAAKSVVANGMARRALVQVSYAIGVPEPLSVFVDTYGTGLIPDKEILKIVKETFDFRPGMMTINLDLKRGGNGRFLKTAAYGHFGRDDPDFTWEVVKPLKWDKPQA, from the coding sequence atggagACTTTCCTATTCACATCTGAGTCTGTCAACGAAGGACACCCAGACAAGCTTTGCGACCAGATCTCCGACGCTGTCCTCGACGCCTGCCTTGAGCAAGACCCCGACAGCAAAGTCGCCTGCGAGACTTGCACCAAGACCAACATGGTCATGGTCTTCGGTGAGATCACCACCAAAGCCACCGTCGACTACGAGAAGATCGTCCGCGACACTTGCCGCTCCATTGGTTTCATCTCTGATGATGTCGGTCTCGACGCTGACAAATGCAAGGTCCTTGTCAACATCGAGCAGCAGAGCCCAGACATTGCTCAAGGTGTTCACGGTCACTTCACCAAGCGCCCTGAAGACATCGGAGCTGGTGACCAGGGACACATGTTTGGTTACGCTACTGATGAGACCCCCGAGCTCATGCCTCTGAGCCATGTTCTCGCGACCAAGATCGGTGCTAAGCTTACTGAGGTCAGAAAGAACGGGACTTGCCGTTGGTTAAGACCGGACGGCAAGACCCAAGTCACTGTCGAGTACTACAACGACAATGGCGCGATGGTCCCGGTCCGTGTCCACACCGTCCTCATCTCGACCCAGCACGATGAGACCGTCACCAACGATGAGATCGCACGTGACCTCAAGGAGCACGTGATCAAACCCATCATCCCTGAGAAGTACCTGGACGACAAAACCATCTTCCACCTCAACCCATCAGGCAGGTTCGTGATCGGTGGACCACACGGTGACGCCGGTTTGACCGGACGTAAGATCATCATCGACACTTACGGAGGATGGGGAGCTCACGGAGGAGGTGCTTTCTCAGGGAAAGACCCGACCAAGGTCGACAGAAGCGGTGCCTACATCGTGAGGCAAGCAGCCAAGAGCGTTGTTGCTAACGGGATGGCTCGTAGGGCTCTTGTCCAAGTCTCCTACGCCATTGGAGTTCCCGAGCCTTTGTCTGTGTTTGTGGACACTTACGGAACAGGGTTGATTCCAGACAAGGAGATACTGAAGATCGTGAAGGAGACCTTCGATTTCAGACCAGGGATGATGACGATCAACTTGGACTTGAAGAGAGGAGGCAATGGAAGGTTCTTGAAAACGGCGGCGTATGGACATTTCGGAAGGGACGACCCTGACTTCACCTGGGAGGTCGTGAAGCCACTCAAGTGGGACAAACCTCAAGCTTAA